Proteins from one Choloepus didactylus isolate mChoDid1 chromosome 4, mChoDid1.pri, whole genome shotgun sequence genomic window:
- the JAG2 gene encoding protein jagged-2 isoform X2, whose product MVNPEDRWKSLHFSGHVAQLELQIRVRCDDNYYSATCNKFCRPRNDFFGHYTCDQYGNKACMDGWMGKECKQALCKQGCNLLHGGCSVPGECRCGYGWQGKFCDECVPYPGCLHGSCVEPWQCNCETNWGGLLCNKDLNYCGSHHPCVNGGTCINAEPDQYRCACPDGYSGENCERAEHACASNPCANGGSCHEVPSGFECYCPSGWSGPTCALDIDECASNPCAAGGTCVDQVDGFECICPEQWVGSTCQLDANECEGQPCRNAFSCKNLIGGYYCDCVPGWKGVDCHINIDDCHGQCQHGGICKDLVDGYQCVCPRGFGGRHCEVERDECASGPCRSGGICEDLVDGFRCHCPRGFSGLLCEVDVDFCRPSPCRNGARCYSLEGDYYCACPDGFGGKNCSVPREPCPGGACGVVDGCGAEAGPRAPGAAPSGVCGPHGRCVSQPGGNFSCACESGFTGTYCHENKDDCLGQPCRNGGTCIDEVDAFRCFCPSGWEGELCDTNLDDCFPDPCHSRGRCYDLVNDFYCACDDGWKGKTCHSREFQCDAFTCSNGGTCYDSGDTFRCACPPGWKGSTCSVARNSSCLPNPCANGGTCVGSGDSFSCICRDGWEGRTCTHNTNDCNPLPCYNGGVCVDGVNWFRCECAPGFAGPDCRINIDECQSSPCAYGATCVDEIDGYRCVCPPGRAGPRCQEVIGLGRSCWSRGAAFPHGSKWAEDCNSCHCVDGRRDCSKVWCGWQPCLLAGRADGLSAQCPPGQRCQEKAPGECLQPPCAAWGECSAAEPRPPSSPCLPRSGYLDDNCARLTLHFDRDQLPPGTTVGSICAGIRSLPAARAVARDHLLVLLCDRSASGPSAVAVAVSFGPSRDPPDSGLVQEAAHALVAAITRRGNGSVLLAVTEVKVETVVVGSSSTAPRPPSALPVPRRARARALRCVRHAVGGLHCHLRLVDTQAQERAGAEPAATGGGRQQPVGPPQPHPQPHRAARCWGPQGRVLPVQELLATAQGGRGAARASRPQGRGGRGGRGAGPWHRGLPGGREVPRTQIHQRPRLLATEAGPLGCWPQSGQLGCPGCRRGPVPRPGVGVGEPGPRAPRPRA is encoded by the exons ATGGTCAACCCCGAGGACCGCTGGAAGAGCCTGCACTTCAGCGGCCACGTGGCGCAGCTGGAGCTGCAGATCCGCGTGCGTTGCGACGACAACTACTACAGCGCCACGTGCAACAAATTCTGCCGGCCCCGCAACGACTTCTTCGGCCACTACACCTGCGACCAGTACGGGAACAAGGCCTGCATGGATGGCTGGATGGGCAAGGAGTGCAAGCAGG CCCTGTGTAAACAAGGATGTAATTTGCTCCACGGGGGATGCAGCGTACCTGGGGAGTGCAG GTGCGGCTACGGCTGGCAGGGCAAGTTCTGCGATGAGTGTGTCCCCTACCCAGGCTGCTTGCACGGCAGCTGCGTGGAGCCCTGGCAGTGCAACTGCGAGACCAACTGGGGCGGCCTGCTCTGCAACAAAG aCCTCAACTACTGTGGCAGCCACCACCCCTGCGTCAACGGCGGTACGTGCATCAATGCTGAGCCTGACCAGTACCGCTGTGCGTGCCCCGATGGCTACTCAGGCGAGAACTGCGAGCGGG CTGAGCATGCGTGTGCTTCCAATCCCTGTGCCAACGGAGGCTCCTGCCACGAGGTGCCGTCCGGCTTCGAGTGCTACTGCCCCTCGGGCTGGAGCGGGCCCACCTGCGCACTTG ACATCGACGAGTGCGCCTCCAACCCGTGTGCGGCGGGCGGCACCTGCGTGGACCAGGTGGACGGCTTCGAGTGCATCTGCCCCGAGCAGTGGGTGGGGAGCACCTGCCAGCTGG ACGCCAATGAGTGCGAAGGGCAGCCGTGCCGCAACGCTTTCTCTTGCAAAAACCTGATTGGCGGCTATTACTGTGATTGTGTCCCGGGCTGGAAGGGCGTCGACTGCCACATCA ACATCGACGACTGCCACGGCCAGTGCCAGCACGGTGGCATTTGCAAG GACCTGGTGGACGGCTACCAGTGCGTGTGCCCCCGGGGCTTCGGCGGCCGGCACTGCGAGGTGGAGCGGGACGAGTGCGCTAGCGGGCCTTGCCGCAGTGGCGGCATCTGCGAGGACCTGGTGGACGGCTTCCGCTGCCACTGCCCCAGGGGCTTCTCGGGGCTGCTGTGCGAG GTGGACGTGGACTTCTGCCGGCCGAGCCCCTGCCGCAACGGGGCGCGCTGCTACAGCCTGGAGGGCGACTACTACTGCGCCTGCCCCGACGGCTTCGGCGGCAAGAACTGCTCGGTCCCCCGGGAGCCCTGCCCCGGGGGCGCCTGCGGGG TGGTCGACGGCTGCGGGGCGGAGGCGGGGCCGCGGGCGCCGGGCGCTGCCCCCTCCGGGGTGTGCGGCCCCCACGGGCGCTGCGTCAGCCAGCCGGGAGGCAACTTCTCCTGCGCCTGCGAGAGCGGCTTCACAGGCACCTACTGCCACGAGA ACAAGGACGACTGTCTGGGCCAGCCCTGCCGCAACGGGGGCACGTGCATCGACGAGGTGGACGCCTTCCGCTGCTTCTGCCCCAGCGGCTGGGAGGGCGAGCTCTGCGACACCA ATCTCGACGACTGCTTCCCCGACCCCTGCCACAGCCGCGGCCGCTGCTACGACCTTGTCAACGACTTCTACTGCGCCTGCGACGACGGTTGGAAGGGCAAGACCTGCCACTCGC GCGAGTTCCAGTGCGACGCCTTCACCTGCAGCAACGGGGGCACGTGCTACGACAGCGGGGACACCTTCCGCTGCGCCTGCCCACCTGGCTGGAAGGGCAGCACCTGCAGCGTGG cccgGAACAGCAGCTGCCTCCCCAACCCCTGTGCCAACGGCGGCACCTGCGTGGGCAGCGGAGACTCCTTTTCCTGCATCTGCCGCGACGGCTGGGAGGGCCGCACCTGCACGCACA ACACCAACGACTGCAACCCCCTGCCCTG CTACAATGGTGGCGTCTGCGTCGACGGCGTCAACTGGTTCCGCTGCGAGTGTGCGCCCGGCTTTGCGGGTCCCGACTGCCGCATCA ACATCGACGAGTGCCAGTCTTCGCCCTGTGCCTACGGGGCCACCTGCGTGGACGAGATCGACGGCTACCGCTGCGTCTGTCCGCCCGGCCGGGCTGGCCCGCGGTGCCAGGAGG TGATCGGGCTCGGGAGGTCCTGCTGGTCCCGAGGTGCTGCGTTCCCCCACGGGAGCAAGTGGGCGGAGGACTGCAACAGCTGCCACTGCGTGGACGGCCGCCGGGACTGCAGCAAG GTGTGGTGTGGGTGGCAGCCCTGCCTGCTGGCTGGCCGGGCTGACGGTCTGAGTGCCCAGTGCCCACCCGGGCAGCGGTGCCAGGAGAAGGCCCCGGGCGAGTGCCTGCAGCCGCCCTGCGCGGCCTGGGGGGAGTGCAGCGCCGCGGAGCCACGGCCACCCAGCAGCCCCTGCCTGCCGCGCTCCGGCTACTTGGACGACAACTGTGCCCGCCTCACGCTGCACTTTGACCGCGACCAGCTGCCCCCG GGCACTACCGTGGGCTCCATCTGCGCCGGGATCCGCTCCCTGCCAGCCGCGAGGGCTGTGGCCCGGGACCACCTGCTTGTGCTCCTGTGTGACCGCTCGGCTTCGGGCCCGAGCGCTGTGGCGGTGGCTGTG TCCTTCGGCCCGTCCCGGGACCCACCGGACAGTGGCCTGGTCCAGGAGGCTGCCCATGCGCTCGTGGCCGCCATCACCCGGCGGGGGAACGGCTCCGTGCTGCTGGCCGTCACTGAGGTCAAGGTGGAGACGGTCGTGGTGGGCAGCTCCTCCACAG cccccaggccacCCTCAGCCCTGCCCGTCCCCAGGCGTGCTCGTGCCCGTGCTCTGCGGTGTGTTCGCCATGCTGTGGGCGGCCTGCACTGTCATCTGCGTCTGGTGGACACGCAAGCGCAGGAAAGAGCGGGAGCGGAGCCGGCTGCCACGGGAGGAGGGCGCCAACAACCAGTGGGCCCCCCTCAACCCCATCCGCAACCCCATCGAGCGGCCCGGTGCTGGGGGCCCCAAGGACGTGTCCTACCCGTGCAAGAACTTCTTGCCACCGCGCAGGGTGGGCGAGGTGCTGCCCGGGCCAGCCGGCCACAGGGCCGAGGAGGACGGGGAGGACGGGGAGCTGGGCCGTGGCACAGGGGGCTCCCCGGAGGCAGAGAAGTTCCTCGCACACAAATTCACCAAAGACCCCGGCTTCTCGCCACGGAGGCCGGCCCACTGGGCTGCTGGCCCCAAAGTGGACAACTGGGCTGCCCGGGGTGCCGCCGAGGCCCGGTTCCCCGGCCAGGAGTAGGCGTGGGTGAGCCAGGCCCCAGGGCGCCGCGGCCACGTGCGTAG
- the JAG2 gene encoding protein jagged-2 isoform X3 yields the protein MVNPEDRWKSLHFSGHVAQLELQIRVRCDDNYYSATCNKFCRPRNDFFGHYTCDQYGNKACMDGWMGKECKQALCKQGCNLLHGGCSVPGECRCGYGWQGKFCDECVPYPGCLHGSCVEPWQCNCETNWGGLLCNKDLNYCGSHHPCVNGGTCINAEPDQYRCACPDGYSGENCERAEHACASNPCANGGSCHEVPSGFECYCPSGWSGPTCALDIDECASNPCAAGGTCVDQVDGFECICPEQWVGSTCQLDANECEGQPCRNAFSCKNLIGGYYCDCVPGWKGVDCHINIDDCHGQCQHGGICKDLVDGYQCVCPRGFGGRHCEVERDECASGPCRSGGICEDLVDGFRCHCPRGFSGLLCEVDVDFCRPSPCRNGARCYSLEGDYYCACPDGFGGKNCSVPREPCPGGACGVVDGCGAEAGPRAPGAAPSGVCGPHGRCVSQPGGNFSCACESGFTGTYCHENKDDCLGQPCRNGGTCIDEVDAFRCFCPSGWEGELCDTNLDDCFPDPCHSRGRCYDLVNDFYCACDDGWKGKTCHSREFQCDAFTCSNGGTCYDSGDTFRCACPPGWKGSTCSVARNSSCLPNPCANGGTCVGSGDSFSCICRDGWEGRTCTHNTNDCNPLPCYNGGVCVDGVNWFRCECAPGFAGPDCRINIDECQSSPCAYGATCVDEIDGYRCVCPPGRAGPRCQEVIGLGRSCWSRGAAFPHGSKWAEDCNSCHCVDGRRDCSKVWCGWQPCLLAGRADGLSAQCPPGQRCQEKAPGECLQPPCAAWGECSAAEPRPPSSPCLPRSGYLDDNCARLTLHFDRDQLPPGTTVGSICAGIRSLPAARAVARDHLLVLLCDRSASGPSAVAVAVSFGPSRDPPDSGLVQEAAHALVAAITRRGNGSVLLAVTEVKVETVVVGSSSTGVLVPVLCGVFAMLWAACTVICVWWTRKRRKERERSRLPREEGANNQWAPLNPIRNPIERPGAGGPKDVSYPCKNFLPPRRVGEVLPGPAGHRAEEDGEDGELGRGTGGSPEAEKFLAHKFTKDPGFSPRRPAHWAAGPKVDNWAARGAAEARFPGQE from the exons ATGGTCAACCCCGAGGACCGCTGGAAGAGCCTGCACTTCAGCGGCCACGTGGCGCAGCTGGAGCTGCAGATCCGCGTGCGTTGCGACGACAACTACTACAGCGCCACGTGCAACAAATTCTGCCGGCCCCGCAACGACTTCTTCGGCCACTACACCTGCGACCAGTACGGGAACAAGGCCTGCATGGATGGCTGGATGGGCAAGGAGTGCAAGCAGG CCCTGTGTAAACAAGGATGTAATTTGCTCCACGGGGGATGCAGCGTACCTGGGGAGTGCAG GTGCGGCTACGGCTGGCAGGGCAAGTTCTGCGATGAGTGTGTCCCCTACCCAGGCTGCTTGCACGGCAGCTGCGTGGAGCCCTGGCAGTGCAACTGCGAGACCAACTGGGGCGGCCTGCTCTGCAACAAAG aCCTCAACTACTGTGGCAGCCACCACCCCTGCGTCAACGGCGGTACGTGCATCAATGCTGAGCCTGACCAGTACCGCTGTGCGTGCCCCGATGGCTACTCAGGCGAGAACTGCGAGCGGG CTGAGCATGCGTGTGCTTCCAATCCCTGTGCCAACGGAGGCTCCTGCCACGAGGTGCCGTCCGGCTTCGAGTGCTACTGCCCCTCGGGCTGGAGCGGGCCCACCTGCGCACTTG ACATCGACGAGTGCGCCTCCAACCCGTGTGCGGCGGGCGGCACCTGCGTGGACCAGGTGGACGGCTTCGAGTGCATCTGCCCCGAGCAGTGGGTGGGGAGCACCTGCCAGCTGG ACGCCAATGAGTGCGAAGGGCAGCCGTGCCGCAACGCTTTCTCTTGCAAAAACCTGATTGGCGGCTATTACTGTGATTGTGTCCCGGGCTGGAAGGGCGTCGACTGCCACATCA ACATCGACGACTGCCACGGCCAGTGCCAGCACGGTGGCATTTGCAAG GACCTGGTGGACGGCTACCAGTGCGTGTGCCCCCGGGGCTTCGGCGGCCGGCACTGCGAGGTGGAGCGGGACGAGTGCGCTAGCGGGCCTTGCCGCAGTGGCGGCATCTGCGAGGACCTGGTGGACGGCTTCCGCTGCCACTGCCCCAGGGGCTTCTCGGGGCTGCTGTGCGAG GTGGACGTGGACTTCTGCCGGCCGAGCCCCTGCCGCAACGGGGCGCGCTGCTACAGCCTGGAGGGCGACTACTACTGCGCCTGCCCCGACGGCTTCGGCGGCAAGAACTGCTCGGTCCCCCGGGAGCCCTGCCCCGGGGGCGCCTGCGGGG TGGTCGACGGCTGCGGGGCGGAGGCGGGGCCGCGGGCGCCGGGCGCTGCCCCCTCCGGGGTGTGCGGCCCCCACGGGCGCTGCGTCAGCCAGCCGGGAGGCAACTTCTCCTGCGCCTGCGAGAGCGGCTTCACAGGCACCTACTGCCACGAGA ACAAGGACGACTGTCTGGGCCAGCCCTGCCGCAACGGGGGCACGTGCATCGACGAGGTGGACGCCTTCCGCTGCTTCTGCCCCAGCGGCTGGGAGGGCGAGCTCTGCGACACCA ATCTCGACGACTGCTTCCCCGACCCCTGCCACAGCCGCGGCCGCTGCTACGACCTTGTCAACGACTTCTACTGCGCCTGCGACGACGGTTGGAAGGGCAAGACCTGCCACTCGC GCGAGTTCCAGTGCGACGCCTTCACCTGCAGCAACGGGGGCACGTGCTACGACAGCGGGGACACCTTCCGCTGCGCCTGCCCACCTGGCTGGAAGGGCAGCACCTGCAGCGTGG cccgGAACAGCAGCTGCCTCCCCAACCCCTGTGCCAACGGCGGCACCTGCGTGGGCAGCGGAGACTCCTTTTCCTGCATCTGCCGCGACGGCTGGGAGGGCCGCACCTGCACGCACA ACACCAACGACTGCAACCCCCTGCCCTG CTACAATGGTGGCGTCTGCGTCGACGGCGTCAACTGGTTCCGCTGCGAGTGTGCGCCCGGCTTTGCGGGTCCCGACTGCCGCATCA ACATCGACGAGTGCCAGTCTTCGCCCTGTGCCTACGGGGCCACCTGCGTGGACGAGATCGACGGCTACCGCTGCGTCTGTCCGCCCGGCCGGGCTGGCCCGCGGTGCCAGGAGG TGATCGGGCTCGGGAGGTCCTGCTGGTCCCGAGGTGCTGCGTTCCCCCACGGGAGCAAGTGGGCGGAGGACTGCAACAGCTGCCACTGCGTGGACGGCCGCCGGGACTGCAGCAAG GTGTGGTGTGGGTGGCAGCCCTGCCTGCTGGCTGGCCGGGCTGACGGTCTGAGTGCCCAGTGCCCACCCGGGCAGCGGTGCCAGGAGAAGGCCCCGGGCGAGTGCCTGCAGCCGCCCTGCGCGGCCTGGGGGGAGTGCAGCGCCGCGGAGCCACGGCCACCCAGCAGCCCCTGCCTGCCGCGCTCCGGCTACTTGGACGACAACTGTGCCCGCCTCACGCTGCACTTTGACCGCGACCAGCTGCCCCCG GGCACTACCGTGGGCTCCATCTGCGCCGGGATCCGCTCCCTGCCAGCCGCGAGGGCTGTGGCCCGGGACCACCTGCTTGTGCTCCTGTGTGACCGCTCGGCTTCGGGCCCGAGCGCTGTGGCGGTGGCTGTG TCCTTCGGCCCGTCCCGGGACCCACCGGACAGTGGCCTGGTCCAGGAGGCTGCCCATGCGCTCGTGGCCGCCATCACCCGGCGGGGGAACGGCTCCGTGCTGCTGGCCGTCACTGAGGTCAAGGTGGAGACGGTCGTGGTGGGCAGCTCCTCCACAG GCGTGCTCGTGCCCGTGCTCTGCGGTGTGTTCGCCATGCTGTGGGCGGCCTGCACTGTCATCTGCGTCTGGTGGACACGCAAGCGCAGGAAAGAGCGGGAGCGGAGCCGGCTGCCACGGGAGGAGGGCGCCAACAACCAGTGGGCCCCCCTCAACCCCATCCGCAACCCCATCGAGCGGCCCGGTGCTGGGGGCCCCAAGGACGTGTCCTACCCGTGCAAGAACTTCTTGCCACCGCGCAGGGTGGGCGAGGTGCTGCCCGGGCCAGCCGGCCACAGGGCCGAGGAGGACGGGGAGGACGGGGAGCTGGGCCGTGGCACAGGGGGCTCCCCGGAGGCAGAGAAGTTCCTCGCACACAAATTCACCAAAGACCCCGGCTTCTCGCCACGGAGGCCGGCCCACTGGGCTGCTGGCCCCAAAGTGGACAACTGGGCTGCCCGGGGTGCCGCCGAGGCCCGGTTCCCCGGCCAGGAGTAG
- the JAG2 gene encoding protein jagged-2 isoform X1 — translation MTPPRTLLIERVAHAGMVNPEDRWKSLHFSGHVAQLELQIRVRCDDNYYSATCNKFCRPRNDFFGHYTCDQYGNKACMDGWMGKECKQALCKQGCNLLHGGCSVPGECRCGYGWQGKFCDECVPYPGCLHGSCVEPWQCNCETNWGGLLCNKDLNYCGSHHPCVNGGTCINAEPDQYRCACPDGYSGENCERAEHACASNPCANGGSCHEVPSGFECYCPSGWSGPTCALDIDECASNPCAAGGTCVDQVDGFECICPEQWVGSTCQLDANECEGQPCRNAFSCKNLIGGYYCDCVPGWKGVDCHINIDDCHGQCQHGGICKDLVDGYQCVCPRGFGGRHCEVERDECASGPCRSGGICEDLVDGFRCHCPRGFSGLLCEVDVDFCRPSPCRNGARCYSLEGDYYCACPDGFGGKNCSVPREPCPGGACGVVDGCGAEAGPRAPGAAPSGVCGPHGRCVSQPGGNFSCACESGFTGTYCHENKDDCLGQPCRNGGTCIDEVDAFRCFCPSGWEGELCDTNLDDCFPDPCHSRGRCYDLVNDFYCACDDGWKGKTCHSREFQCDAFTCSNGGTCYDSGDTFRCACPPGWKGSTCSVARNSSCLPNPCANGGTCVGSGDSFSCICRDGWEGRTCTHNTNDCNPLPCYNGGVCVDGVNWFRCECAPGFAGPDCRINIDECQSSPCAYGATCVDEIDGYRCVCPPGRAGPRCQEVIGLGRSCWSRGAAFPHGSKWAEDCNSCHCVDGRRDCSKVWCGWQPCLLAGRADGLSAQCPPGQRCQEKAPGECLQPPCAAWGECSAAEPRPPSSPCLPRSGYLDDNCARLTLHFDRDQLPPGTTVGSICAGIRSLPAARAVARDHLLVLLCDRSASGPSAVAVAVSFGPSRDPPDSGLVQEAAHALVAAITRRGNGSVLLAVTEVKVETVVVGSSSTAPRPPSALPVPRRARARALRCVRHAVGGLHCHLRLVDTQAQERAGAEPAATGGGRQQPVGPPQPHPQPHRAARCWGPQGRVLPVQELLATAQGGRGAARASRPQGRGGRGGRGAGPWHRGLPGGREVPRTQIHQRPRLLATEAGPLGCWPQSGQLGCPGCRRGPVPRPGVGVGEPGPRAPRPRA, via the exons ATGACACCACCCCGGACG ctgctGATCGAGCGGGTGGCCCACGCGGGCATGGTCAACCCCGAGGACCGCTGGAAGAGCCTGCACTTCAGCGGCCACGTGGCGCAGCTGGAGCTGCAGATCCGCGTGCGTTGCGACGACAACTACTACAGCGCCACGTGCAACAAATTCTGCCGGCCCCGCAACGACTTCTTCGGCCACTACACCTGCGACCAGTACGGGAACAAGGCCTGCATGGATGGCTGGATGGGCAAGGAGTGCAAGCAGG CCCTGTGTAAACAAGGATGTAATTTGCTCCACGGGGGATGCAGCGTACCTGGGGAGTGCAG GTGCGGCTACGGCTGGCAGGGCAAGTTCTGCGATGAGTGTGTCCCCTACCCAGGCTGCTTGCACGGCAGCTGCGTGGAGCCCTGGCAGTGCAACTGCGAGACCAACTGGGGCGGCCTGCTCTGCAACAAAG aCCTCAACTACTGTGGCAGCCACCACCCCTGCGTCAACGGCGGTACGTGCATCAATGCTGAGCCTGACCAGTACCGCTGTGCGTGCCCCGATGGCTACTCAGGCGAGAACTGCGAGCGGG CTGAGCATGCGTGTGCTTCCAATCCCTGTGCCAACGGAGGCTCCTGCCACGAGGTGCCGTCCGGCTTCGAGTGCTACTGCCCCTCGGGCTGGAGCGGGCCCACCTGCGCACTTG ACATCGACGAGTGCGCCTCCAACCCGTGTGCGGCGGGCGGCACCTGCGTGGACCAGGTGGACGGCTTCGAGTGCATCTGCCCCGAGCAGTGGGTGGGGAGCACCTGCCAGCTGG ACGCCAATGAGTGCGAAGGGCAGCCGTGCCGCAACGCTTTCTCTTGCAAAAACCTGATTGGCGGCTATTACTGTGATTGTGTCCCGGGCTGGAAGGGCGTCGACTGCCACATCA ACATCGACGACTGCCACGGCCAGTGCCAGCACGGTGGCATTTGCAAG GACCTGGTGGACGGCTACCAGTGCGTGTGCCCCCGGGGCTTCGGCGGCCGGCACTGCGAGGTGGAGCGGGACGAGTGCGCTAGCGGGCCTTGCCGCAGTGGCGGCATCTGCGAGGACCTGGTGGACGGCTTCCGCTGCCACTGCCCCAGGGGCTTCTCGGGGCTGCTGTGCGAG GTGGACGTGGACTTCTGCCGGCCGAGCCCCTGCCGCAACGGGGCGCGCTGCTACAGCCTGGAGGGCGACTACTACTGCGCCTGCCCCGACGGCTTCGGCGGCAAGAACTGCTCGGTCCCCCGGGAGCCCTGCCCCGGGGGCGCCTGCGGGG TGGTCGACGGCTGCGGGGCGGAGGCGGGGCCGCGGGCGCCGGGCGCTGCCCCCTCCGGGGTGTGCGGCCCCCACGGGCGCTGCGTCAGCCAGCCGGGAGGCAACTTCTCCTGCGCCTGCGAGAGCGGCTTCACAGGCACCTACTGCCACGAGA ACAAGGACGACTGTCTGGGCCAGCCCTGCCGCAACGGGGGCACGTGCATCGACGAGGTGGACGCCTTCCGCTGCTTCTGCCCCAGCGGCTGGGAGGGCGAGCTCTGCGACACCA ATCTCGACGACTGCTTCCCCGACCCCTGCCACAGCCGCGGCCGCTGCTACGACCTTGTCAACGACTTCTACTGCGCCTGCGACGACGGTTGGAAGGGCAAGACCTGCCACTCGC GCGAGTTCCAGTGCGACGCCTTCACCTGCAGCAACGGGGGCACGTGCTACGACAGCGGGGACACCTTCCGCTGCGCCTGCCCACCTGGCTGGAAGGGCAGCACCTGCAGCGTGG cccgGAACAGCAGCTGCCTCCCCAACCCCTGTGCCAACGGCGGCACCTGCGTGGGCAGCGGAGACTCCTTTTCCTGCATCTGCCGCGACGGCTGGGAGGGCCGCACCTGCACGCACA ACACCAACGACTGCAACCCCCTGCCCTG CTACAATGGTGGCGTCTGCGTCGACGGCGTCAACTGGTTCCGCTGCGAGTGTGCGCCCGGCTTTGCGGGTCCCGACTGCCGCATCA ACATCGACGAGTGCCAGTCTTCGCCCTGTGCCTACGGGGCCACCTGCGTGGACGAGATCGACGGCTACCGCTGCGTCTGTCCGCCCGGCCGGGCTGGCCCGCGGTGCCAGGAGG TGATCGGGCTCGGGAGGTCCTGCTGGTCCCGAGGTGCTGCGTTCCCCCACGGGAGCAAGTGGGCGGAGGACTGCAACAGCTGCCACTGCGTGGACGGCCGCCGGGACTGCAGCAAG GTGTGGTGTGGGTGGCAGCCCTGCCTGCTGGCTGGCCGGGCTGACGGTCTGAGTGCCCAGTGCCCACCCGGGCAGCGGTGCCAGGAGAAGGCCCCGGGCGAGTGCCTGCAGCCGCCCTGCGCGGCCTGGGGGGAGTGCAGCGCCGCGGAGCCACGGCCACCCAGCAGCCCCTGCCTGCCGCGCTCCGGCTACTTGGACGACAACTGTGCCCGCCTCACGCTGCACTTTGACCGCGACCAGCTGCCCCCG GGCACTACCGTGGGCTCCATCTGCGCCGGGATCCGCTCCCTGCCAGCCGCGAGGGCTGTGGCCCGGGACCACCTGCTTGTGCTCCTGTGTGACCGCTCGGCTTCGGGCCCGAGCGCTGTGGCGGTGGCTGTG TCCTTCGGCCCGTCCCGGGACCCACCGGACAGTGGCCTGGTCCAGGAGGCTGCCCATGCGCTCGTGGCCGCCATCACCCGGCGGGGGAACGGCTCCGTGCTGCTGGCCGTCACTGAGGTCAAGGTGGAGACGGTCGTGGTGGGCAGCTCCTCCACAG cccccaggccacCCTCAGCCCTGCCCGTCCCCAGGCGTGCTCGTGCCCGTGCTCTGCGGTGTGTTCGCCATGCTGTGGGCGGCCTGCACTGTCATCTGCGTCTGGTGGACACGCAAGCGCAGGAAAGAGCGGGAGCGGAGCCGGCTGCCACGGGAGGAGGGCGCCAACAACCAGTGGGCCCCCCTCAACCCCATCCGCAACCCCATCGAGCGGCCCGGTGCTGGGGGCCCCAAGGACGTGTCCTACCCGTGCAAGAACTTCTTGCCACCGCGCAGGGTGGGCGAGGTGCTGCCCGGGCCAGCCGGCCACAGGGCCGAGGAGGACGGGGAGGACGGGGAGCTGGGCCGTGGCACAGGGGGCTCCCCGGAGGCAGAGAAGTTCCTCGCACACAAATTCACCAAAGACCCCGGCTTCTCGCCACGGAGGCCGGCCCACTGGGCTGCTGGCCCCAAAGTGGACAACTGGGCTGCCCGGGGTGCCGCCGAGGCCCGGTTCCCCGGCCAGGAGTAGGCGTGGGTGAGCCAGGCCCCAGGGCGCCGCGGCCACGTGCGTAG